The Corynebacterium callunae DSM 20147 genomic sequence GGAACCGGCTCTGCCGACAAGCCCCTACCGATTAGTGCTCAGCGTGCAGGCTATTTACTGGACTGCATCGATACCTGCTACCAGCGCCTAGGTTTAGATACTGCAACCGGTAAAGATGAGGTATTTTTAGATCTGGTTCGAGCACGGATCATCCAGCCAGGCTCCAAATTTGATTCAATTGAAACCCTCGCTGAAGTCGGTATCACAAGCGCCTCGTACGCCACGATTAAACGCCGACTCCCGGACTACGCTACTGATTCCTTTCGTCAACTGTTATCGCAGTCACTTGCAGCACACGCAGGTATTGGGGCTGGAAGCTTCATTCTTTACGATGTGACCACGTTGTATTTTGAAACAGATACCCCAGACGAGCTACGTAAATCTGGGTTTTCGAAAGAACGTCGATTAGAACCACAAATCCTGGTCGGTCTTCTGACAGACGCAACAGGGTTTCCACTGCATATCGGGGCTTTTGAAGGAAATAAGGCAGAAACCCACACGATGCTGCCGATGATTAAACAGTTCCAACAGGCTTACCAGCTAGATCGCGTCACAGTTGTTGCTGATGCAGGAATGCTTTTCAGCGGACAATAAAAAGGCGATTATTGAAGCTGGTTTGGACTACATCTTGTCAACAAAAGTCCCATCCATCCCAGAGGTCATTGCCCGATGGCAAACTGATAACCCAGATGATGATTACACCCACGGTCAGATATGGTCCCAGCCATCGTATACCGATGGCAGGAAAAGGAAGTCCGGCAAACCTGATTCAGTGACACATTTCCATTACTCCCACGACAGGGCACGGCGCACACGTCGCGGTATTGACGAACAAGTCGCGAAAGCCCAACGTGCTGTTGACGGGGCGGTGGCTATTAAACGCAATCGGTATATCGACTTAAAAGCACCGGACAAAAAGGTCAACTTGGCATTAGCTGCTAAACATCGTGCTTTAGTGATCCGCGCTTTTGTTGGGTACCTGTATTCCCGCATCCGGTACCGGGAACTTCACAGTCCCCGGACCGGTCGAATTACCCCCGACTAACGACGCAACCGTTGACGACCACGCGAGGCTAGAAGCGTGCGTTCACTGTGTGGTAATAATCTTTGGTACTAGATCGGTTCGGGAATCACGATGCAATATGGAATCTGAGTGCCGGTATTGCTTCTACCCCGAATGTTCAAATGGAATCTAAACCGGCAGGGACTTGGTGTTCTGTGCGTTACGTTTACACAGCTTAACCGAAGAAATATTGTTCACCAGAGTTTTAGAACAGGTTGATTTGCGCTAAGCAGTGCATAATTAATCGCATGACTCGACTTTTTGGAACTGATGGCGTCCGCGGACTAGCCAATGAAGTACTCACCGCACCTTTGGCTTTGAAACTCGGTGCAGCAGCAGCTCACGTACTCACTGCAGAAAAGCGCGTAGATGGGCGTCGCCCGGTTGCGATCGTTGGTCGAGATCCTCGAGTTTCTGGAGAGATGCTCGCAGCAGCACTTTCAGCAGGTATGGCCAGCCAAGGCGTTGATGTTATTCGCGTTGGCGTTCTCCCAACTCCAGCTGTTGCATTCCTTACCGATGATTATGGTGCGGATATGGGCGTGATGATTTCTGCGTCGCACAACCCAATGCCCGACAACGGCATCAAGTTCTTTTCTGCAGGTGGACACAAACTCCCTGATGATATCGAAGATGAAATTGAGCGCGTCATGGACAGCTTGCCTGCTGAGGGGCCAACGGGGCACGGAATTGGTCGTGTGATCGAGGAAGCGCCAGATGCTCAAGATCGCTATCTAGACCACCTTAAAGATGCGGTCCCAACGTCTCTTGAAGGCATCAAAGTGGTTGTAGATGCTGCTAACGGAGCAGCCAGTGTCGTGGCTCCTAAGGCTTATGAAGCAGCAGGGGCAACTGTAATTGCTATTCATAACAAGCCAGACTCCTACAACATCAACATGGACTGCGGTTCAACCCATATCGATCAGGTGCAGGCGGCAGTTCTGAAGCACGGAGCTGATCTTGGTTTGGCACATGACGGCGATGCTGACCGATGCTTAGCGGTAGACAAAGACGGTAACATTGTTGATGGTGACCAGATCATGGCCATCCTGGCAATCGCTATGAAGGAAAATGGTGAGCTGCGCAAGAACACCCTGGTAGCTACCGTAATGAGTAACCTTGGCTTACAGATTGCTATGAATGAAGCCGGAATCACCATGCGTGCTACAAAGGTCGGCGACCGTTATGTGCTGGAAGATCTAAAAGCAGGCGGATTCAGCCTCGGTGGCGAGCAATCCGGTCACATTGTGCTTCCTGACTATGGCACCACCGGTGATGGCACCCTGACCGGACTGTCACTGATGGCTCGTATGGCTGAAACCGGAAAGCCACTTGGTGAACTCGCACAGGCTATGAAGGTGTTGCCACAGGTGCTTATCAACGTTCCTGTTTCTGATAAGACTGCAATTGTGGCCAACCCACAGGTAGTGGCAGCAATTGCGGAAGCAGAAGCAGAACTGGGCGATCGTGGTCGTGTGCTATTGCGTGCCTCTGGTACCGAAGAGCTCTTCCGCGTCATGGTTGAAGCTGGTGAGCAGGAACAAGCTCGTCGTATCGCTGGACGTCTTGCAGCTGTAGTTGCTGAGGTCTAAAAGGTTTTCTTAAAAACCCGGGAACC encodes the following:
- the glmM gene encoding phosphoglucosamine mutase, whose protein sequence is MTRLFGTDGVRGLANEVLTAPLALKLGAAAAHVLTAEKRVDGRRPVAIVGRDPRVSGEMLAAALSAGMASQGVDVIRVGVLPTPAVAFLTDDYGADMGVMISASHNPMPDNGIKFFSAGGHKLPDDIEDEIERVMDSLPAEGPTGHGIGRVIEEAPDAQDRYLDHLKDAVPTSLEGIKVVVDAANGAASVVAPKAYEAAGATVIAIHNKPDSYNINMDCGSTHIDQVQAAVLKHGADLGLAHDGDADRCLAVDKDGNIVDGDQIMAILAIAMKENGELRKNTLVATVMSNLGLQIAMNEAGITMRATKVGDRYVLEDLKAGGFSLGGEQSGHIVLPDYGTTGDGTLTGLSLMARMAETGKPLGELAQAMKVLPQVLINVPVSDKTAIVANPQVVAAIAEAEAELGDRGRVLLRASGTEELFRVMVEAGEQEQARRIAGRLAAVVAEV